The nucleotide sequence AAGATTACCCACTTTCTCTCCCCTTCCCAGTCAAATAAGGAAAGTCTCTACACCATTATTAATTAGGTTATGCTATCTATTCTGTCGTGGACCTTCGCGTAATTCGGGTCTCTCGAGCCAGAGGCTCACAAAGACGGCTTCGGGCCGGAGGCGCACGCCAGTGACCCGGCCTCCCTCAGAGTCAAGTGGAGTAAGACGAGCCTCTATGGCAACAGTCCGTGTAGTCCGGCCGGCCTGAGACAACCTGGAGGCATCAACGAGACATGTCACCCTGGCGATTTTCTCCACCTTGCTTTGAGGGCCGGACACCAATACAGAGGCAGGCTCGACAGTTTGGCCGAAGGTGACCACTTCAGCGGATGGCACACCCATGAACGCTACGATGACCGGAAAGGTTCGCTCGATTACCGGTTCAGATTTAGCCATGAACGGCGAAGGCGATCCTCGTCCCACCACAAACCATATCACTACAGCCAAAAGAAGGGCTAGAAGCCTCAAGGAAAAATCTTGTCTCCAGGATTCGTTCAAAGGCATGCCTTCCTGTTTCTCCTCCCTCTCCCCGGCACATCACAACATCAAGCATGAACCTGCGCCTTGAGCCAATCTTTGAATGACTGTTTCGATCTGGTCTCAAGAAGTCGCTGAAGTCGCTCCCTCAAGGAGTCTTCATCCAAATAGCGCGTCAAGCGACCATCAGAGGCAAGCGAGATGACTCCAGTTTCCTCTGATACTATTACGACGGCCGCATCCGTCTGCTCCGAAATCCCGAGCGCTGCGCGATGACGTGTCCCCAGGCGACGGCTTACTGTAGGATTATCAGTAAGTGGTAGGTAGCAGCCGGCGGCGGCTATCCGCCCTCCCCTGATGACAACTGCTCCATCGTGCATCGGGGTATTGGGGGTAAAGATATTGAGCAGGAGTTCGCCTGATACAATTGCATCTAGTTTCATACCCATCTCGATCAAGTCAGATAGTCCTGTGTTGCGCTCTATGACCATAAGGGCTCCGATCTTTTCCCTGGACAGTATTCCGGCGGCCCTTGAGACCTCTGTAATAGTCCTTGCAGGATCATCCTGCCCAAATATATCGAATCCGGCGGAAAAGAGCCGTCCCCTTCCTATCTGCTCCAAGGCCCGTCGCAACTCCGGCAAGAATACGATCGGAAGAGCGACAAAGACCATGGTTATAGTCCTCTGCAGCAGCCAGTAGACTGTAGAAAGCCCAAATACCTGGCTTATCAGATTAGCGATGAACAGCACAGCAAGCCCCTTGATAAGGGAAACGGCTCTCGTTCCTCGAATGAGCACGAGGATGCGGTATATCACATATGCAACTATCAAGATATCGGCGACCGATGTCACTACCCTGAGAACACCAACTTGCCCGATGGCATTTCTAACCATGATGAGATAATTCTCGAAGGGCATGGCCTTCCCCCCGTGCTCTGGCTGTTCAATGACAGCAAGTTTCCATCTTCTATTGTCAAGTATACACTAATATTCTTCGATGACAATTGGAAAGTGTCGTCAGGCGCCAAACTTTGATAATTTCAAGGCATTGGCGAGCATGAGAGGCATCACTCCCAGAGTCGGGAACCTGCCGAGACTTCCTAATCGGCACTCCCGTTCGCCAAATGTCTTCAATCCATCACGCCTCGACCATTTGGACCACATCATTATCGGCACCGGATGCCAGCTATGTGCTTTCAAACGTGCCGGAGTTGAATGATCTCCAGTGATGACGAGTACATCAGGCTTCAAATCTAGGATCTTGGGGATCTCGCGATCTAGGGCCTCGAGAACTTCGACCCGCCGACCGAAGTTGCCATCCTCGCCTGCGCTGTCTGTATCCTTGACGTGGACATAGAAGAAATCATACTTGTCCCAATTGGCCTTCAATGTCTCGATCTCATCTGCAATTGTAGTCCCCGTTTCAAGGACATCCATTCCAACCAGCTTTGCGACTCCTCGATACATAGGATAAGTCGCGATTGCGGCTGGGGTCAGGTGGAATCTCTCACCCATGGTGGGTATATTAGGATGCTTCGCAAACCCCCTCAAAAGTAACATATTGGCAGGATGTTGATCGCGAAGGATTTCGGCCGCCTTTGAGATGAATTCGTTCACAATGCGAGAAGTTTTCTCAGCATCTGGCGAAAGGGCCTCAGGTTTCCTCGGCGCCTTCCCCTCTTTTTGTGGGTCGGTATCAGCAATATTCCCGGATAGGCCGTCACCCCGGAACACGACAACGAATCTATGGATCTTGCCGGTAACGATCATAACATCAGCGCCGGAGACTTTTACATCCTTCAGAAGTTCGCATAATTCGCGCGTCTTCTCCGTGGGTATCCTCCCTGCCCGCCTGTCTACGACGATCCCATTCTGGTCGACGGTGCAAAAGTTTCCCCTGGCAGCCACATCTTTCGGTCCCAGGTCAAAGCCGACTCCCAGCGCCTCCAAGACACCCCTACCTATTTCATACTCTGTTGGATCGTAGCCAAAGAGAGCAAGATGTGACGGACCACTGCCGGGAGTTACACCTAGGGCCACCGGATCGATCAAACCGCATTCGCAATCTCCGACCAGCCTATCGATATTTGGCTTACTGGCCGTCTCTAATTCAGTGAGACCGGTATCTTCGCTGGGAAGTCCCCCCAATCCATCAGCGACCACCAGCACGATTTTGGAATCCGTCTTCATAGAGATCTCTGAAACAACCTTGATGTCTACCATATTATCGCCGCAGCATCATCACACGCAAGTTGCGGCTTTCCTCCTTCCTTTTAGATCCATGCAGGCGACACCATTATAGGCGTGTATCCGCGTGACTATCGCGAATACAGTTTATCTCTGAGCTTTGATTCTATGCGCATCCGACATATCCTCCATAGACCTGCAGATTATATGAAAAAACTGTACGAGCATACTATAAGCGGAGAGGATGGTGGAAGGTTTGCCCATCGGCCCGGCCATCGTACGGCGAAATGCCAAGATCATCCTGGTTATCCTGGTGCTGCTGATATTGACCATCAGAGTCGCCCCCATTCCGGGACGCTCACAAGGCAGCATATTCTATGATAGAAACGGCCGGATCCTGACAGTGACCACATCAGCAGGCAAGATCCCGGTTCCTATAGGGCAAATGTCCAAGTACCTGCCAGAGGCAGTTGTTGCAATCGAAGATCAAAGATTCTACGTGCACTTCGGCATTGACCCCGTGGGGCTTGTGAGGGCGCTGGTGACTAATATCAGGGCCGGGCGAATTGTTGAGGGCGGGAGCACCATAACACAACAATTGGCTAAGAATATGTTTCTCACCCCTGAAAGGAGCATCGATCGTAAGCTCAAGGAAGCCATGCTGGCAGTGTACCTCGAGATGAAATTCGGCAAACGCGCGATCCTCGAGAAATACCTCAACACAGTATACTTCGGGCATGGAGCCTATGGTGTTGAAATGGCATCCCGCGTCTATTTCGGAAAAGGTGCGAAGGATCTTACCCTAGCTGAGTCAGCCATGCTTGCGGGGCTGATCCGCGGACCATATTACTACTCACCCTATAGAAACATAAAAGCTGCCATGGCAAGACGAGCAATGGTGCTCAATAGGATGGTGGCGATGGGATACATTTCGCCCATCGAAGCGGCCGAGGCGGCCAGGGAGCCCATCCGCCTCGCGGGACTCGAAGGCAGAGAATACCGGCAGGCCCCTTATTTTGTCGACTATGTGATGCAGCAGTTGGCAGACCGGTATCTCAATGATGGTGATTTGCTCTATAATGGAGGACTTCAGATCCATACGACATTGGATGTCAACATCCAGGTCGCGGCAGAGGAGGCGTTCCATGAGATCATAGGGGAGCTTGCTAAAGTGTCACCGGCAAAGCAGGGAAGTGCGCAGGGCGGCACCCTGATAACCCAGCCCCAGGGGGCTCTGGTGGCCATCGAGCCCCAAACGGGAGAAGTGCGGGCGCTCATTGGCGGCACCAGTTTCCGCATGACTCCATTTAATAGGGCCATAAATGCAAAACGCCAGCCAGGTTCGGCATTCAAGCCTTTTGTCTATGCTGCAGCCCTTGACCATGGATTTACGGCGGCGTCCTCCATCGCATGCGAACCTATCTATCTCCCAACGGCCCAGGGGGTATATAGCCCCAGGGACTTCGGCAAGGAGTCGTATCACTGGCGCGTCCTATCATTGAGAGAAGCTCTGGTTGTATCATGCAATGTCATTGCTGTCAAATTGAACTATGCGTTGGGACCAGAACTAGGAGCTTCCTACGCAAGAAACATGGGCATCACAAGTGTTCTCCGCCCCAATTTATCTCTGGTGCTTGGCACATCAGAAGTAAGCCCTCTCGAGATGGCAGTCGCATATTGCCCGCTGGCAAATGGGGGTTATGCCGTAAAACCAAAGTTCATGAACTCTATTTTGAGTTCCACCGGAGGGGTGATTCGAACATTCGCGACAAGGAAGTGGAAAGTGCTCGATCCAAGGACCTCATATATTCTGACGGATATGCTGAAAGGGGTATTGAAGCGAGGTGGCACAGCGCCTGATGTCTCCCGCATCTTCAGCCACCCAGCAGCCGGGAAGACCGGCTCGAGCCAGAACTTTACCGATGCATGGTTCGTAGGGTACACCCCTGACCTTGTCGCTGCCGTCTATATTGGGCATGATGATCCAGCGACCCCGGTGGCCCGGCCGGGAGGCGCCACGGCGGCCCTCATTTGGGCCAGATTTATGCAAAGGGTATATGGCAATGCGTCACCACGTGATTTTACTGAACCTTCCGGTTTGGTTCGCCGGGAAGTCTGCGGCACGTCCGGTATGTCTCCCACGCCCTTTTGCCCGTGGACCAGGCAAGAGGTCTTCAAGGCTGAGACAGCTCCGGATACCCCCTGCACATGGCATAGCCCTGGCGCCGTCATGAAAGGAATGAACAAGGCTCGCTAGAGCAGAGCTGAGCCATCAAGGGAATGCAAGGCACTTTGAATAAAAGAAGTGAAATTCGCCAAAACCTGGAGGATATTGAGCAATTATGTAGAAGTAACCAGATTGATGTTGCGGTCGATGGGAGCATGATATTTTCGCCGGGGAACGATGTCCAGGAAGGGGGAAGCGGCGTTCCCTCCCCGGTTTTATGACCGGGGCATGCGACGCCGAGTAAAGAGAGTGGAAAAACAGCATGCAAAGCAGTATGTGTCAGATTTCACACCAGGCCAGCACATTTCAAGTCCTTTCCTGGCTAGGGACAAACAACTGATCAATTTCGCCAATAAACCAGGACAATTTTTGCAGATAACTTTGCTTGACAAAACGGGAGAGATAAAGGCAGTATTGTGGGAAGACAACAATGGAGCATTTTCCGCATTTGAGGATGGTGACATAGTCTGGGTTGAGGGACAGATAAAAACCTATCGTGGCGCTCCACAGGTGACTATTCACGAACTCCGCAAGTGCGAGAAGGGTACCTACAATCTAGAGGATTTTCTACCGCGGACTAAGAAGGATACTGAGCTCTTGCTGCAGACGATCAGGGATACAGCGGCGTCAGTCAAAGATCCCTATTTGTGGATGCTGCTCGAATCTTTTCTAGATGACCCGAAGTGGGTCACCGGATTTATGAATGCTCCCGCCGCGAAGTCCGTGCACCATGCGTATCTCGGCGGGCTGATCGAGCATTCCACGAATGTGATGAACATCGCCCTGTATATCTCCACCATCTACCCAGAGATCGACAGGGATCTCCTGGTCACGGGGGCCATTCTTCATGACATTGGCAAGATTGCCGAATATCGATTTGACGGCATCCTGGACATCTCTGACGAAGGGAGACTTCTCGGCCATATCGTCATAGGCGACCAGATGATCGCAGAGAAAATCAAGGGCATCGAGGGATTTCCCAAAGAACTGGAGATGAAGATACGCCACATGATCCTGAGCCATCATGGCGAATACGAGTATGGCTCGCCGAAACGCCCGAAATTCGCTGAGGCATGTGCGCTTCATTATGCTGACAACCTCGACGCCCACGTCTCCCGGTTCATCCATGTCCAACAGACCTACAAAGGGAAAGCTGGTCACTGGAGCCCGTATGATAATGTCCTGGATAGACATATCTATCTAGGGTCAGATTATGGTATGCCTGTGGATGAAATCGCGGCTGCAGGCCCCGATGATGGCCGGGAAACACATTAAGTGTCTGCAGAAGCGGGTTCAAAGATAAACTTCCCGAAGGCCTCAGCGACTCCGTTGCCATCAGGGGCTTCTGTCACATAGTCGGCCATCTGCTTGACGCTCTCCTCGGCGTTCGCTACAGCCACTCCTATGGATGCGGCTTTTAGCATTTCTATATCATTCTCAGAATCCCCAATCGCCATGATCTCACCCGCATGGATGCCGAATCTTTCGGCAAGCTTCAATAATGCCCTCCCCTTTGAGACACCCTTATTGACCACTTCCACATATGTAGGCAAGGAAATCATGATATTGAGCCTGTCTCCAAAGCGTTGCTTGAGAATCCCCAGATGCTTGCGCGCAATCTCTTCGGGGGCGAGAATCAATAGTTTTGTTGAGCCTTCGGCCGACCTCTGCCTCAGGAATGCGGCAAGATCAGGCACAGCCACGACCTTCGCGCCATAGCGGCTGCTATACATTTCAGCTTCATCTGACATCCTGTTGACATAGACCACTTCATCGATGTAGGTATTCACCGTAAGGTCATTTTCCTCTGCGTACCGGATGATCTCCAGCGAGAGATCATATGGGACCGGGAGGTGGAAATATACTTCGCCAGACTTAGATGCCTTGATCAGAGCCCCATTGTAAGTGATCAATGGAATATCGAGGCCTAGTTGATCCCCAAGCGGAGCCACGGCCGAGAACATCCTGCCGCTGGCAAGGGTGACCATTACGCCCTGCCGGATAGCTTTCTCAATGACCGCCTGGCCAGCCTCAGAAATATGATTTGGGGCATCTAGAAGCGTGTTGTCAAGATCTAGAGCAACAAGTCTTATCGCCATTGAATCATTCATCCCTTTCGATAGGAAGGACACCCATTCCATTCCCTACAAAGCATCGGACTCTTTATATCATTACTCCAGGTTATTTAGCGACGGCATCCAGCAGAAATTCACCTGCAGACATCTGATAGAGTCGGCTGTATATTCCTCCTCTGGCCATTAGTTCATCATGAGTGCCAATCTCTGCTATTCGTCCTTCCTGTAATACCAATATTTTATCCGCCCGGCGAATTGTAGACAACCTATGCGCTATCACTATTGTGGTACGATTCTTGATAAGTTTTTCGATAGCATCTTGAATCATCGCCTCTGTTTCAGCATCCACCGATGAAGTCGCCTCATCCAGGATGAGGATCGGCGCATCCTTGAGGATCGCTCTTGCTATCGAGAGCCTCTGCTTCTGGCCACCGGAGAGCCTGACTCCGCGCTCGCCAAGGTAGGTGTCATATCCGTGAGGTAAGGTTTCAATGAATTCGTGCGCATTGGCAAGCCTTGCGGCGCAGATCATCTCTTCCTCTTTCGCGTCCGGCCTGCCGCAGAGTATATTCTCGCGCACGGTGCCGTTGAAAAGGAAGACATCCTGCAGAACCATGCTAATGGATTGTCGCAGCGATTTCAAGGTGACCGTAGAGATATCATGTCCATCGATGTAGATAGTTCCCTTCTGGGGCTGGTAGAATCGGGGAATAAGCCCGGCCAGGGTGGATTTCCCGACGCCTGTAGGCCCCACCAGAGCTAGCATCTCCCCGGGGTGGACTTCAAACGACACATCCTGGAGCACCGGAGTTATTCCGTCATATGAGAAAGATACATTCTCAAACCTAACGTGTCCTTCAACCCTGCCAATAGGCTTTGCGCCAGGGGAATCTTTTATATCTGGCTCTGTGTCAAGAATCTGGAAGAATCTCTCGCCGCTGGCAAGAGCCTGCTGAAGACCCTCATTTAGTCGCGCCAGTAGAGTTATGGGCTGGTAAAACATGTTCAGATAGAGGAGAAATGTTACGATGTCTTGTATGGAGACCCTTTGGCGCAATGCAAGCAACCCCCCAGCGAGTACCACTATCACGCCGCCCACAGACCCGAGCCATTCTACCAGAGGATGGTATATTGCATTGAGGCGCAATGCTGTAAGCAAGTCTCCGGTATACTTCTTGGACCGAGTATGCACCCTTGCCATTTCTATCTGCTCCCTGGTAAATAGCTGGATCTCCTTGATTCCTGAGAAATTATCCTGCAGTAGCGCATTGAGCTGCGATAGACTCTCTTGGGCCTCGCGGAATACCGGGCGGATCTTCTTGCTGAAGGATAGAACGACCCAGGCGAGAAATGGCATAGGAATTAGGGTTAGGAACGCAAGGGCGACATTCAATCGGAAAAGTATTATGGCTATCCCCACCAGTACCAGGCCATTCACTGCCAAATCTGGAATGGCGTGAGCGAGAAGGGACTCAAAATTCGCTGTGTCATTTACGACCCTGGACATAAGCTGGCCCGTTTGCTTGTTTGAATAGAAACGCAAGGATAGTTTCTGAAGATGCTCATACAGCAATACCCTAAGATCAGATACAAGATTCCATGCCACCGAAT is from Bacillota bacterium and encodes:
- a CDS encoding YbbR-like domain-containing protein, which translates into the protein MNESWRQDFSLRLLALLLAVVIWFVVGRGSPSPFMAKSEPVIERTFPVIVAFMGVPSAEVVTFGQTVEPASVLVSGPQSKVEKIARVTCLVDASRLSQAGRTTRTVAIEARLTPLDSEGGRVTGVRLRPEAVFVSLWLERPELREGPRQNR
- a CDS encoding TIGR00159 family protein, with amino-acid sequence MVRNAIGQVGVLRVVTSVADILIVAYVIYRILVLIRGTRAVSLIKGLAVLFIANLISQVFGLSTVYWLLQRTITMVFVALPIVFLPELRRALEQIGRGRLFSAGFDIFGQDDPARTITEVSRAAGILSREKIGALMVIERNTGLSDLIEMGMKLDAIVSGELLLNIFTPNTPMHDGAVVIRGGRIAAAGCYLPLTDNPTVSRRLGTRHRAALGISEQTDAAVVIVSEETGVISLASDGRLTRYLDEDSLRERLQRLLETRSKQSFKDWLKAQVHA
- a CDS encoding 2,3-bisphosphoglycerate-independent phosphoglycerate mutase, translating into MVDIKVVSEISMKTDSKIVLVVADGLGGLPSEDTGLTELETASKPNIDRLVGDCECGLIDPVALGVTPGSGPSHLALFGYDPTEYEIGRGVLEALGVGFDLGPKDVAARGNFCTVDQNGIVVDRRAGRIPTEKTRELCELLKDVKVSGADVMIVTGKIHRFVVVFRGDGLSGNIADTDPQKEGKAPRKPEALSPDAEKTSRIVNEFISKAAEILRDQHPANMLLLRGFAKHPNIPTMGERFHLTPAAIATYPMYRGVAKLVGMDVLETGTTIADEIETLKANWDKYDFFYVHVKDTDSAGEDGNFGRRVEVLEALDREIPKILDLKPDVLVITGDHSTPARLKAHSWHPVPIMMWSKWSRRDGLKTFGERECRLGSLGRFPTLGVMPLMLANALKLSKFGA
- a CDS encoding PBP1A family penicillin-binding protein; translated protein: MPIGPAIVRRNAKIILVILVLLILTIRVAPIPGRSQGSIFYDRNGRILTVTTSAGKIPVPIGQMSKYLPEAVVAIEDQRFYVHFGIDPVGLVRALVTNIRAGRIVEGGSTITQQLAKNMFLTPERSIDRKLKEAMLAVYLEMKFGKRAILEKYLNTVYFGHGAYGVEMASRVYFGKGAKDLTLAESAMLAGLIRGPYYYSPYRNIKAAMARRAMVLNRMVAMGYISPIEAAEAAREPIRLAGLEGREYRQAPYFVDYVMQQLADRYLNDGDLLYNGGLQIHTTLDVNIQVAAEEAFHEIIGELAKVSPAKQGSAQGGTLITQPQGALVAIEPQTGEVRALIGGTSFRMTPFNRAINAKRQPGSAFKPFVYAAALDHGFTAASSIACEPIYLPTAQGVYSPRDFGKESYHWRVLSLREALVVSCNVIAVKLNYALGPELGASYARNMGITSVLRPNLSLVLGTSEVSPLEMAVAYCPLANGGYAVKPKFMNSILSSTGGVIRTFATRKWKVLDPRTSYILTDMLKGVLKRGGTAPDVSRIFSHPAAGKTGSSQNFTDAWFVGYTPDLVAAVYIGHDDPATPVARPGGATAALIWARFMQRVYGNASPRDFTEPSGLVRREVCGTSGMSPTPFCPWTRQEVFKAETAPDTPCTWHSPGAVMKGMNKAR
- a CDS encoding HD domain-containing protein; this encodes MSRKGEAAFPPRFYDRGMRRRVKRVEKQHAKQYVSDFTPGQHISSPFLARDKQLINFANKPGQFLQITLLDKTGEIKAVLWEDNNGAFSAFEDGDIVWVEGQIKTYRGAPQVTIHELRKCEKGTYNLEDFLPRTKKDTELLLQTIRDTAASVKDPYLWMLLESFLDDPKWVTGFMNAPAAKSVHHAYLGGLIEHSTNVMNIALYISTIYPEIDRDLLVTGAILHDIGKIAEYRFDGILDISDEGRLLGHIVIGDQMIAEKIKGIEGFPKELEMKIRHMILSHHGEYEYGSPKRPKFAEACALHYADNLDAHVSRFIHVQQTYKGKAGHWSPYDNVLDRHIYLGSDYGMPVDEIAAAGPDDGRETH
- a CDS encoding HAD family hydrolase; this translates as MAIRLVALDLDNTLLDAPNHISEAGQAVIEKAIRQGVMVTLASGRMFSAVAPLGDQLGLDIPLITYNGALIKASKSGEVYFHLPVPYDLSLEIIRYAEENDLTVNTYIDEVVYVNRMSDEAEMYSSRYGAKVVAVPDLAAFLRQRSAEGSTKLLILAPEEIARKHLGILKQRFGDRLNIMISLPTYVEVVNKGVSKGRALLKLAERFGIHAGEIMAIGDSENDIEMLKAASIGVAVANAEESVKQMADYVTEAPDGNGVAEAFGKFIFEPASADT
- a CDS encoding ABC transporter ATP-binding protein, which translates into the protein MQTFRRFLAFLKPYRLKLLLVILSTVLVTACSLVGPWLMRSLVGIITSPTVSSSADLNGEMLGFDSRRVVMLAILLLAAYIVKALFQYTTSYTAHSVAWNLVSDLRVLLYEHLQKLSLRFYSNKQTGQLMSRVVNDTANFESLLAHAIPDLAVNGLVLVGIAIILFRLNVALAFLTLIPMPFLAWVVLSFSKKIRPVFREAQESLSQLNALLQDNFSGIKEIQLFTREQIEMARVHTRSKKYTGDLLTALRLNAIYHPLVEWLGSVGGVIVVLAGGLLALRQRVSIQDIVTFLLYLNMFYQPITLLARLNEGLQQALASGERFFQILDTEPDIKDSPGAKPIGRVEGHVRFENVSFSYDGITPVLQDVSFEVHPGEMLALVGPTGVGKSTLAGLIPRFYQPQKGTIYIDGHDISTVTLKSLRQSISMVLQDVFLFNGTVRENILCGRPDAKEEEMICAARLANAHEFIETLPHGYDTYLGERGVRLSGGQKQRLSIARAILKDAPILILDEATSSVDAETEAMIQDAIEKLIKNRTTIVIAHRLSTIRRADKILVLQEGRIAEIGTHDELMARGGIYSRLYQMSAGEFLLDAVAK